The following are from one region of the Amedibacterium intestinale genome:
- the rbr gene encoding rubrerythrin has protein sequence MNLKGTKTEKNLLEAFAGESMARNKYTYYASKAKKEGYVQIANIFEQTANNEKEHAKLWFKLLHNGMPDTMENLKDAAAGENYEWTDMYARMAKEAREEGFNEIAAVMEGVLAIEKTHEERYAALLSNIEDGTVFEKEEEIVWECLNCGHLHKGKTAPEVCPVCNHPRAYFEVRKENY, from the coding sequence ATGAATTTAAAAGGTACAAAAACAGAAAAGAATTTGCTGGAAGCTTTTGCTGGAGAATCAATGGCTAGAAACAAGTACACATACTATGCTTCTAAGGCAAAAAAAGAAGGTTATGTACAGATTGCCAACATTTTTGAACAAACTGCAAACAATGAAAAAGAACATGCGAAACTATGGTTTAAACTGCTGCATAATGGTATGCCAGATACTATGGAAAATTTAAAAGATGCGGCAGCTGGTGAAAATTACGAGTGGACAGATATGTATGCACGTATGGCTAAAGAAGCTCGTGAAGAAGGATTTAATGAAATTGCAGCTGTTATGGAAGGTGTATTAGCAATTGAAAAAACTCATGAAGAACGTTATGCGGCATTATTGAGCAATATTGAAGATGGAACTGTATTTGAAAAAGAAGAAGAAATTGTGTGGGAATGCTTGAACTGTGGACATTTGCACAAAGGAAAAACTGCTCCAGAAGTATGTCCAGTATGTAATCATCCTCGTGCATATTTTGAAGTTAGAAAAGAAAATTATTAA
- a CDS encoding sporulation protein YunB, giving the protein MRRVRIKKYKNVKRTLIVAVAGFLVYGMFLVFNRCIEPQLNALARQHAGFAINNIVKQVINNLEYDPENLYKTRIGENGEITQVVFDSYQLNQLLYEALDTIDTSLKAAQDGKKDPVTQSVYYEDGIVYEIPIGSLSNIFFLANKGPKLKVHIRMFNDVGGEIETKIEPYGVNSSLVSIILKVEIEAEAITMMSITPFKESSEIPLVVQVISGKVPSYNTYKE; this is encoded by the coding sequence GTGAGAAGAGTACGCATAAAAAAATATAAAAATGTTAAAAGAACTCTTATTGTGGCTGTTGCAGGTTTTCTTGTATACGGCATGTTTTTAGTTTTTAATCGCTGTATAGAACCGCAGTTAAATGCACTTGCACGTCAACATGCAGGCTTTGCGATCAACAATATTGTGAAACAGGTAATAAATAATCTAGAGTATGATCCAGAGAACCTGTATAAGACAAGAATAGGGGAAAATGGCGAGATAACGCAGGTTGTTTTTGATTCTTATCAATTAAATCAACTCTTATATGAAGCTTTGGATACGATTGATACTTCATTAAAGGCTGCACAGGATGGAAAAAAGGATCCTGTTACGCAATCTGTTTACTATGAGGATGGAATTGTGTATGAGATTCCAATTGGTTCTTTAAGCAATATATTTTTTCTTGCGAATAAAGGACCTAAACTTAAAGTTCATATTCGTATGTTTAATGATGTGGGAGGCGAAATAGAAACCAAAATAGAACCATATGGGGTAAATAGTTCTCTTGTATCTATCATATTAAAAGTAGAAATTGAAGCAGAAGCCATCACGATGATGTCAATCACTCCGTTTAAAGAAAGCAGTGAAATACCTTTGGTTGTTCAAGTAATTAGTGGGAAAGTACCCAGTTATAACACTTATAAAGAATAA
- a CDS encoding anaerobic ribonucleoside-triphosphate reductase activating protein, producing the protein MDKNNYFLINISLLHRCGQKYYDKLLSDTNINASQVPFLILIYENEGISMQELAARGCFDKGTITKSIQKLEENGYVQSVPSFTDKRIRNLYTSEKAKNIIPQIYMIRKQWWERLTAGLDTSQQEQFSFLLNEISEKARTYNEADEKQSLPIFGIQKLTLLDYPSKMASTLFCGGCNMRCPFCHNKGLVFLDETMQKLDNDDILSFLRKRKNILEGVCISGGEPLLHDTLEPFLRILKSFGYSIKLDTNGSFPERLKDLIEKGLVDYVAMDIKNCISRYEETCGVSDFDVTPVKESVSYLMEHRIPYEFRTTLVKEFHDEKAIQEIGEWLKGADHYYLQNFKNSSSVIQSGLHSFEPDELYAFKKILEETIQQVDIRGID; encoded by the coding sequence ATGGATAAAAATAATTATTTTTTAATCAACATTTCCCTCTTGCATCGATGCGGGCAAAAATACTATGATAAACTTTTGAGCGATACAAACATAAATGCTTCTCAGGTCCCCTTTCTAATTCTGATATATGAAAACGAGGGAATCAGCATGCAGGAACTTGCAGCACGTGGCTGTTTCGATAAAGGCACCATTACAAAAAGCATTCAGAAATTAGAAGAAAACGGCTATGTGCAAAGTGTTCCAAGTTTTACAGATAAGCGGATTCGAAATTTATATACAAGTGAAAAAGCAAAGAACATCATACCTCAAATTTATATGATACGCAAACAGTGGTGGGAGCGTTTAACCGCAGGTTTAGACACCAGTCAACAAGAACAATTTTCTTTCTTATTAAATGAAATCAGCGAGAAAGCAAGAACTTATAACGAGGCAGATGAAAAGCAATCACTTCCTATCTTCGGAATTCAAAAATTAACGCTTCTAGATTATCCTTCAAAGATGGCTTCTACTTTATTTTGCGGAGGCTGTAATATGCGATGTCCGTTCTGTCATAACAAAGGCCTTGTATTTTTAGATGAGACAATGCAGAAATTAGATAACGATGACATTCTTTCTTTTTTAAGAAAAAGAAAAAACATCTTAGAAGGAGTATGTATCAGTGGCGGTGAACCACTTCTTCATGATACTTTAGAGCCATTTTTACGTATTCTTAAATCCTTTGGATACTCCATCAAATTAGATACAAATGGAAGTTTTCCTGAACGTTTAAAAGATTTGATTGAAAAAGGTTTGGTTGATTATGTTGCCATGGATATAAAAAACTGCATATCCCGTTATGAGGAAACGTGTGGTGTTAGTGATTTTGATGTTACACCAGTAAAAGAAAGTGTTTCTTATCTTATGGAACATCGTATTCCCTATGAATTTCGCACAACACTTGTAAAGGAATTTCATGATGAAAAAGCCATTCAAGAAATTGGTGAGTGGTTAAAAGGAGCAGACCACTATTATCTTCAAAACTTCAAAAATTCTTCCAGCGTCATTCAAAGCGGACTACATAGTTTTGAACCAGATGAACTATATGCATTTAAAAAAATTTTAGAGGAAACTATACAGCAAGTAGATATTAGAGGAATTGATTAG
- a CDS encoding heavy-metal-associated domain-containing protein: MKTIVYNVKGMMCGGCESRVTKAVLALSGANECHADHKEEKVEVIYDESLLDARKIQETIEDCGYDVM, encoded by the coding sequence ATGAAAACAATTGTATATAATGTAAAAGGTATGATGTGTGGAGGATGTGAATCTCGTGTTACAAAAGCAGTTTTAGCTTTATCTGGTGCAAACGAGTGTCATGCCGATCACAAAGAAGAAAAAGTAGAAGTTATTTATGATGAAAGCTTGCTTGATGCAAGAAAGATTCAGGAAACAATTGAAGATTGTGGATACGATGTTATGTAA
- a CDS encoding C39 family peptidase — protein MKKLFLMLLSTAVLTGCGSAKVNMSDEMKINNPIDLSKEDGADSVERDGDHEDSIYYAHPDFYNMKSTDSLTILSNFKTLQQSSEWSCGVDSALMVLNYYDKLGSYTEESLANFRTNKLEAEATSLRSMINIFEGVGGMKIHSTYDYSEEEASEKINLDMIRQYLEKGIPVMVAWNDWGGHWQTIIGYDDLGTETTQDDVIIVADSYDTTDHNQDGYGIIPAERFYYNWTMYDFFEKNYNIDERDHLFIAVEPE, from the coding sequence ATGAAAAAATTATTTTTAATGTTATTATCTACAGCTGTATTGACTGGCTGTGGTTCTGCCAAAGTTAATATGAGTGATGAAATGAAAATTAATAATCCGATTGATTTATCAAAAGAAGATGGTGCAGATAGTGTTGAAAGAGATGGCGATCATGAAGACTCTATTTATTATGCACACCCAGATTTTTATAATATGAAATCAACAGATTCATTGACTATTTTAAGTAATTTCAAAACATTGCAGCAGTCATCTGAATGGAGTTGTGGTGTTGACAGTGCATTGATGGTTTTGAATTATTATGATAAATTAGGAAGTTATACAGAAGAATCACTTGCGAATTTTCGTACAAATAAATTAGAAGCAGAAGCAACTAGTTTACGATCAATGATTAATATTTTTGAGGGTGTTGGAGGAATGAAAATTCATTCAACCTACGATTATTCTGAAGAAGAGGCAAGTGAAAAAATAAATCTAGATATGATTCGTCAATATTTAGAAAAAGGTATCCCTGTCATGGTGGCATGGAATGACTGGGGAGGTCATTGGCAGACGATTATAGGCTATGATGATTTAGGAACAGAAACTACGCAAGACGATGTGATCATTGTTGCGGATTCTTATGATACTACCGATCATAATCAAGATGGATATGGAATCATTCCTGCTGAACGCTTTTATTATAACTGGACAATGTATGATTTCTTTGAAAAAAACTATAACATTGATGAAAGAGATCATTTGTTTATCGCAGTAGAACCTGAATAA
- a CDS encoding TrkH family potassium uptake protein — protein sequence MTNIIHSALGFKKMSPAQKIAASFLIVILSGAILLTLPISTKDGSFFNPLDALFTAASATCVTGLSTVTVADTFNLFGQIVILAMIQVGGLGLMTFMAIFIIATRRKLSINEKIVVREMLNQENLWNTKTFLLDILRYTLIFEGVGAILLAFRMIPDYGVWDGIFKSIFLSISAFCNAGFDTLGSTSLQAYAHDPLVCLTIMALIVIGGIGFAVWFDMRDKIKDLLKRKITFHKFRHSLSLHTKIVLFVSAVLILVPALLILILEYKNPQTLGTFTFPEKVMTAFFESIALRTAGFSTIAYSGLQSATSLLMIVVMFIGGSPGGTAGGVKTTTVALLVIYIVSALKGNGKMVVWKRTIGQNLVTHAMGIFFLNLLTLLTGTFLLCIVENAQFIKIAFEAASALATVGSSLGITADLTSLGKIVIIMMMYIGRIGISTLLISILRHKSGNTASNKVSYPTGNIIVG from the coding sequence ATGACGAATATTATTCACTCGGCATTAGGGTTTAAAAAAATGTCTCCTGCGCAAAAGATTGCGGCTAGTTTTTTGATTGTGATCTTGAGTGGTGCGATTCTTTTGACTTTGCCGATTTCAACAAAGGATGGTTCATTTTTTAACCCGTTAGATGCCTTGTTTACAGCAGCAAGTGCTACGTGTGTTACAGGGTTGTCAACGGTAACGGTTGCGGACACATTTAATTTATTTGGTCAGATCGTTATTCTTGCGATGATTCAAGTTGGCGGTTTGGGTTTGATGACATTTATGGCAATCTTTATTATTGCGACAAGAAGGAAGCTTTCTATAAATGAAAAAATTGTTGTTCGTGAAATGTTAAATCAGGAAAATTTATGGAATACAAAAACATTCTTGCTGGATATTCTTCGTTACACACTTATTTTTGAGGGTGTAGGAGCGATTCTTCTTGCATTTCGTATGATTCCGGATTATGGAGTGTGGGATGGAATCTTTAAATCTATATTTTTATCTATTTCTGCTTTCTGCAATGCTGGGTTTGATACGCTTGGTTCGACAAGTCTTCAGGCATATGCACATGATCCACTTGTTTGTCTGACAATAATGGCATTAATTGTTATTGGTGGTATAGGGTTTGCGGTTTGGTTTGATATGCGAGATAAAATTAAAGATTTATTAAAAAGGAAGATAACATTTCATAAATTCCGTCATTCTTTGTCTTTGCATACGAAAATTGTATTGTTTGTAAGTGCAGTTTTAATTCTTGTACCTGCTCTATTAATTCTTATATTGGAATATAAGAATCCTCAAACACTAGGGACGTTTACTTTTCCTGAAAAAGTAATGACAGCTTTTTTTGAGTCCATCGCCTTGCGTACAGCTGGTTTTTCAACGATTGCTTACAGCGGACTTCAAAGTGCAACATCGCTGCTGATGATCGTGGTCATGTTTATTGGCGGTTCTCCTGGTGGAACAGCAGGTGGGGTAAAAACAACAACAGTAGCATTGCTTGTTATCTATATTGTGAGTGCCCTGAAAGGGAATGGGAAAATGGTTGTATGGAAACGTACAATCGGACAAAATTTAGTAACACATGCGATGGGGATTTTCTTTTTGAATTTGTTAACACTATTAACAGGTACATTTTTGCTTTGTATCGTAGAAAATGCACAGTTTATAAAAATTGCTTTTGAAGCAGCCAGTGCACTGGCAACAGTAGGTTCAAGCTTAGGTATTACAGCGGATTTGACGTCTTTGGGAAAAATCGTTATTATAATGATGATGTATATTGGACGTATTGGTATTTCTACGCTTCTTATATCGATTTTACGACACAAATCAGGCAATACAGCGTCAAATAAGGTTTCTTATCCAACAGGAAATATTATTGTAGGTTAG
- a CDS encoding ribonucleoside triphosphate reductase: MYRVIKRDGKIVDFNISKITQAITKAFTSVEKPYHPDVIDMLAIRVTSDFANKIHDNKISVEDIQDSVENVLIQADYADVAKSYILYRKQREKVRNMKSTILDYKELVNSYVNATDWRVKENSTVTYSVGGLILNNSGAITANYWLSEIYDTEIANAHKSGDMHIHDLSMLTGYCAGWSLKQLIQEGLGGVEGKITSKPAKHLATLCNQMVNFLGIMQNEWAGAQAFSSFDTYLAPFIKVDQLDYEQVKKCIESFIYGVNTPSRWGTQAPFSNITLDWVVPADLANQPCIVGGKEMDFTYKDCKKEMDMVNKAFIEVMLEGDANGRGFQYPIPTYSITSDFDWSETENNRLLFEMTAKYGTPYFSNYINSDMEPSDVRSMCCRLRLDLRELRKKSGGYFGSGESTGSIGVVTINLPRIAYLAENKQDFYVRLDRLMDIAARSLKIKRDVVSKLLKEGLYPYTKRYLGSFSNHFSTIGLIGMNEAGLNAKWLRKDLTHVETQEFAKEVLNHMRDRLVLYQEQYGDLYNLEATPAESTAYRLAKHDKERYPDIICANENGEAPYYTNSSHLPVGFSDDVFEALDIQDELQTLYTSGTVFHTFLGEKLPDWKAAASLVRSIAQNYRLPYYTISPTYSICKTHGYLSGEQYQCPICKEKTEVWSRITGYYRPVQNWNEGKAQEFKDRTEYKSSNQTFDESCHQLNASKTIQTLEKNKKADTLLFTTPTCPNCPAAKKMLDDAGINYTVINAMQNKKLAIEYGILQAPTLLILNGEQKSMYCGLEKIIKYIHEQ; the protein is encoded by the coding sequence ATGTATCGGGTTATTAAAAGAGATGGAAAAATTGTAGATTTTAATATTTCAAAAATTACACAGGCAATCACCAAAGCTTTTACTTCTGTAGAAAAGCCATATCATCCAGATGTTATTGATATGCTGGCAATTCGTGTTACCAGTGATTTTGCGAACAAGATTCACGATAACAAGATTTCTGTGGAAGATATTCAGGATAGTGTGGAAAATGTTTTAATACAGGCTGATTATGCAGATGTTGCGAAATCGTATATTTTATATAGAAAACAAAGAGAAAAAGTGCGTAATATGAAATCTACGATTTTAGATTACAAAGAACTTGTGAACAGCTATGTTAATGCGACCGATTGGCGTGTAAAAGAAAACTCTACGGTTACCTATTCTGTTGGCGGTCTTATCTTAAATAACAGTGGGGCTATTACCGCAAACTACTGGTTATCTGAAATTTATGATACTGAAATTGCCAACGCCCACAAAAGCGGTGATATGCATATCCATGATTTAAGCATGTTAACAGGATATTGTGCAGGCTGGTCATTAAAACAGCTAATACAGGAAGGTTTAGGGGGAGTAGAAGGCAAGATTACCTCAAAGCCTGCAAAACATTTAGCTACTTTATGTAACCAGATGGTTAATTTTTTAGGTATCATGCAGAATGAATGGGCTGGAGCGCAGGCATTTTCTTCCTTTGACACTTATCTTGCCCCTTTTATTAAAGTTGATCAATTAGATTATGAACAAGTTAAAAAATGTATAGAGTCCTTTATATATGGTGTAAATACACCAAGTCGCTGGGGTACGCAGGCACCTTTTTCCAACATTACACTTGATTGGGTCGTACCTGCAGACTTAGCAAACCAGCCTTGTATTGTTGGTGGAAAAGAAATGGATTTCACATATAAAGACTGTAAAAAAGAAATGGATATGGTCAACAAGGCATTTATTGAAGTCATGCTGGAAGGAGATGCAAATGGAAGAGGATTCCAATATCCAATTCCTACCTACTCTATCACTTCTGATTTTGACTGGTCAGAAACAGAAAACAATCGTCTTTTATTTGAAATGACTGCAAAATATGGTACTCCTTATTTTTCTAACTACATTAACAGCGATATGGAACCAAGCGATGTACGAAGCATGTGCTGTCGATTACGTTTGGATTTAAGAGAGTTACGAAAAAAATCTGGAGGATATTTTGGAAGTGGAGAAAGTACAGGTTCCATTGGGGTTGTTACGATCAATCTGCCACGTATCGCATATTTAGCAGAGAATAAACAAGACTTTTATGTTCGATTGGATCGTTTAATGGATATTGCGGCACGTTCTTTAAAAATTAAGCGAGATGTTGTAAGCAAACTTCTTAAAGAAGGTTTATATCCTTATACAAAACGTTATTTAGGTAGCTTCTCCAATCACTTCTCTACGATTGGTCTTATTGGGATGAATGAAGCCGGTTTAAATGCGAAATGGCTGAGAAAAGACTTAACCCATGTAGAAACACAAGAATTTGCGAAAGAAGTCTTAAATCACATGCGTGATCGTCTTGTATTGTATCAAGAACAGTATGGTGATTTATACAATCTAGAGGCAACACCTGCAGAATCAACAGCTTATCGTTTAGCAAAACATGACAAAGAACGTTATCCTGACATTATTTGCGCAAACGAAAATGGGGAAGCTCCCTACTATACAAACAGTTCTCATTTACCGGTTGGATTTAGTGATGATGTATTTGAAGCTTTGGATATTCAAGATGAACTTCAAACACTTTATACATCTGGAACAGTATTTCATACATTCCTTGGGGAAAAACTTCCTGACTGGAAAGCTGCAGCCTCTCTTGTTCGAAGCATTGCACAAAATTATCGTTTACCATACTATACGATATCCCCTACGTACTCCATTTGTAAAACACATGGATATTTAAGTGGTGAACAGTACCAATGCCCTATATGTAAAGAAAAAACAGAAGTATGGAGTCGTATTACTGGATATTATCGCCCTGTTCAAAACTGGAACGAAGGAAAAGCACAGGAATTTAAAGATCGTACAGAATACAAAAGCAGCAATCAGACTTTTGATGAAAGCTGTCATCAATTAAACGCTTCAAAAACAATTCAAACCTTAGAAAAAAACAAAAAAGCAGACACACTGCTTTTCACAACACCTACCTGTCCAAATTGTCCTGCCGCAAAAAAAATGCTGGATGATGCAGGAATCAACTATACCGTAATTAACGCTATGCAAAATAAAAAACTTGCGATAGAATATGGAATATTGCAGGCACCTACCCTTCTTATTTTAAATGGTGAACAAAAAAGTATGTATTGCGGTTTAGAAAAGATCATAAAATATATTCATGAACAGTAA
- a CDS encoding potassium channel family protein translates to MKKYKDRQYAVLGLGIFGSTVAKTLSKFNCEVIAVDTDIKCVDRMADIVTQAIQCDITDINQLRAAGIQDCDIAIVSMGSHLEESVMAIINLKELGVPYIVAKAKNKRYMQIFKELGANKVVRPEKEMGEMVAKSVLGKNIVDIVDLDHEYSVVEIPTPGAWVGKTLIELDLRKRYGINVIGIRGYLEDHMNVCPDPDYRIEAQDHIVIVSGSDEIGQLDFIE, encoded by the coding sequence ATGAAAAAATATAAAGATAGACAATATGCGGTTTTAGGTCTTGGGATTTTCGGTTCAACAGTTGCGAAAACATTAAGTAAATTTAACTGTGAAGTTATTGCGGTAGATACAGATATTAAATGTGTGGATCGCATGGCGGATATTGTAACACAGGCAATACAGTGCGATATTACAGATATCAACCAGTTAAGAGCGGCAGGTATACAGGATTGTGACATTGCAATCGTTAGTATGGGTTCTCATTTGGAAGAAAGTGTAATGGCAATCATTAACCTGAAAGAATTAGGGGTTCCTTATATTGTGGCAAAAGCTAAAAATAAACGTTACATGCAGATTTTTAAGGAATTAGGTGCAAATAAGGTTGTTCGTCCTGAAAAAGAAATGGGAGAAATGGTTGCGAAAAGCGTATTGGGTAAAAATATCGTTGATATTGTTGACCTAGACCATGAATATAGTGTTGTGGAAATTCCAACACCGGGTGCATGGGTTGGAAAAACGCTGATTGAACTTGATTTGCGTAAACGTTATGGTATTAATGTTATTGGGATTCGTGGATATTTAGAAGATCATATGAATGTTTGTCCAGATCCTGATTATCGTATTGAAGCCCAGGATCATATTGTGATTGTTAGTGGTTCTGATGAAATTGGACAACTTGATTTTATAGAATAG
- a CDS encoding DUF1805 domain-containing protein — translation MIEIHSIAVEKYSFLGIYMKLPQYPIYFLVSMHVILAPLCFSKEYFDRLDKKVALILVKSSLGFKNLLDSEVVSYNGFAQKIGVNTAMKGKEALLLCEKSTHKKI, via the coding sequence ATGATAGAAATACACAGTATTGCTGTTGAGAAATATTCTTTTTTGGGTATTTATATGAAATTGCCGCAATATCCTATCTATTTTCTTGTTTCCATGCATGTTATATTGGCTCCGCTCTGCTTTTCTAAAGAATATTTTGATCGTTTAGATAAAAAAGTAGCGCTTATATTGGTAAAGAGTTCTTTGGGTTTTAAAAACTTACTTGATAGTGAAGTTGTATCATATAATGGTTTTGCACAGAAAATAGGGGTAAATACCGCTATGAAAGGAAAGGAAGCCTTGCTTCTTTGTGAGAAGAGTACGCATAAAAAAATATAA
- a CDS encoding ABC transporter substrate-binding protein: MKKFFTCFMAVSLLFGMAGCASSNEDKKYAGQTLYVYNWGEYTGQEVIPMFEKQTGAKVVMDNFESNEQMYIKIDSGESYDVLVPSDYMIERLISEDKIQKLDKSKLNCMDLLVDGIKGLPYDPNNDYSVPYFWGTVGIVYDKTKVDIKDLEKEGFNIFLDTKYKGDIYLYDSERDSFMMALKALGYSMNTSNDKELNEAYEWLVKCVETMEPEIVTDEIIDNMAQGRKALGLIYSGDAAYVMSENENMGFYMPETGTNLWSDAMVIPKNAKNPELAHEFINFVSSYEGAMDNSSEVGYTSPNKEVMEELSGEGGDYEGINAYIPRTGNKNDEVFKYDDKTRKTISELFSKVKVIASNS, encoded by the coding sequence ATGAAGAAATTTTTTACATGTTTCATGGCAGTAAGTCTGCTGTTTGGGATGGCTGGATGCGCTTCTAGTAACGAGGATAAAAAATATGCCGGGCAAACCCTTTATGTGTATAACTGGGGAGAATATACAGGGCAGGAAGTCATTCCTATGTTTGAAAAACAAACAGGTGCGAAAGTTGTTATGGACAACTTTGAATCCAATGAACAAATGTACATTAAAATCGACAGCGGTGAAAGCTATGATGTTCTTGTGCCAAGTGATTATATGATTGAAAGATTGATCAGTGAGGATAAAATCCAAAAACTTGATAAGAGTAAATTAAACTGTATGGACTTACTTGTAGATGGTATTAAAGGTTTGCCATATGATCCAAACAATGATTATTCTGTTCCATATTTCTGGGGAACGGTTGGTATTGTTTATGATAAAACCAAAGTGGATATCAAAGATTTGGAAAAAGAAGGGTTCAATATCTTCCTTGATACAAAATACAAAGGGGATATTTACTTATATGATTCTGAACGTGACAGCTTTATGATGGCTTTAAAAGCTCTTGGATACTCTATGAACACATCGAATGATAAAGAATTGAACGAGGCATATGAATGGCTTGTAAAATGTGTAGAAACGATGGAGCCTGAAATTGTTACGGATGAGATCATTGATAACATGGCACAGGGAAGAAAAGCTTTAGGATTAATTTATTCTGGAGATGCAGCTTATGTTATGAGTGAAAATGAAAATATGGGATTCTATATGCCAGAAACAGGTACAAACTTGTGGAGTGATGCAATGGTCATTCCTAAGAATGCGAAAAATCCAGAACTAGCTCATGAATTTATTAACTTTGTATCCAGCTATGAAGGTGCAATGGATAATTCCAGCGAGGTAGGATATACTTCTCCAAATAAAGAAGTTATGGAAGAACTATCTGGTGAAGGTGGAGATTATGAAGGTATCAATGCGTACATTCCAAGAACTGGAAATAAAAATGATGAAGTATTTAAATATGATGATAAAACAAGAAAAACTATTTCTGAATTATTTAGTAAAGTAAAAGTTATCGCAAGTAATTCTTAA